CGTTGCCAGATAGGGAACTGGCGTCAGGGCTTGCTGAGGTTATAAAATATGGGCTTATCAGGGATGCTGAATTTTTTGAGTGGCAGGAGAACAATATGCAGGCATTAATGGCAAGGTATAATTTCCCCAAAAGAAAAAGCTTGAACAATATTCTTCAACCTAGCACTTGAATCTCCAATATAGCGCATTAGACATGAGACATTGACACAACTTGTTCGAGAGTACTGGATGTTCTTTAAGGCctttggaatatatatatatatatatatatcttttgatGTTGATGATCTAGTGTAGCTTTATAGCTCATTTTGGCTTATTCATGCAACTATTATGTTATTTTCTCTTCATATGGAACAACTTGCATGAGTATGATGGGCTAGTCCATTGCAGGGACCCAAGTGCACTGGCTTATGCTATAAGACGATCATGTGAAAACAAGGCTGAGGTTGTGTCCTTAGACGAGAAGGAAAGTGGACTGAGGGCAACACTGAATTTGGGACATACATTTGGCCATGTGAGTTACGAGTTAGTAATTGCCAGAAGTAATCTATATTGCTCTTAAAATCTGGTGTGGCCTAATTGAGTTTATGATTAATGTTTTATGGAATATTCTGCTCAACTCAACTAATTGTACCTTGCCTTTGTGCAAATGTGAAACATGGTGTTAAAATGTGTAGTCcaaccaatttaaaaaaacaaatatgtgAATTTCAGCTCGTAAAGGTTATCAATCTACTTTCTAAAGTTAAAACCTAATATAATCTAATTTTCATTATGTGGCATGTCTTTTCAGGCAATAGAAACTGGGTTTGGCTATGGGCAATGGCTCCATGGAGAGGCTGTTGCAGCTGGCATGGTATTTCAATTCAGCTCTTCCCTTAACAGGCATTCGTCTTTCCTGTGCCTCATATATGTTAATGAAGATTGTTTGCCAATTTTCAGGTCATGGCTGTTGACATGTCATACCGTCTTGGTTGGATTGATGATTCTATTGTGAAACGAGTTGACAATATTCTACAACGGGCTAAGTTGCCCACCACTCCTCCCAATACCATGACTGTGGAGATGTTCAAGTCCGTTATGGCGGTAAGTGAGTGAGGTTTTCATTATAGATTGGCAGCTCAAATCCGTTTATCTCATTCTTAATGTCTCTGTCCTTTTTGTATCGCAGGTTGATAAGAAGGTAGCTGATGGGCTACTAAGGCTCATCCTTTTAAAAGGTCCCCTAGGCAATTGCGTTTTTACAGGTGATTATGATAGAAAAACCCTGGATGAAACACTCCATGCATTTTGCAAGTCCTGACTCGATATCTGAAGCTGATTTTGGTCTCAGCTATGTTCCAAGTGTTTTACCAGATATTTGTTATCATGTATTagcttgtatttttctttttgtaccTTGAATGCCTTTGTTCATGGTCTTCCTAAATTCTGTCGGCGAGACCTTTTaccattttgtaattttaacgAAGTGTGGCACTCAATAATTCATTACCGGGTATTCATATTGTTGTTATGTGTTAAACTCAATTACCCGTTTCATCTCAGTTTCAAATTAGAGATCTTGCCCTATGTATCTTTCTTAACGCGCCTGAAAATAATGTGGCTGTCATTCTTAAATATTATCTACTTCAAGCTCGGATTCCCCCAAATGCCAGATTTACTTGATTCAAAACATTCTTCGACTATCTTACTGCCTTCCTTCAAAGCTGGAGTCGACATACTTTATCTATGACAAAGATTATGGAGCTACCCAAGAAACAACTTGCAGAAGCAGATTGCCAACAGTTGGAGACATTTCTTTGGCCCCCTTCCAAAGGAAATGCTGGCAGGGTTAAGCTCGGCAGAGGGTTCGAGAATAGGGTAGGGTCTTTCTAGCTACCTCATGTGCAGTTCCTAACTTTTGGAACTGTACAAtcaatcaataatatttatagttttaggaTGTGTGAGCCTTGTgcattcttctattttctttttcaagcaaGCATATCATAGATGAACTAAGGAGTTAACAAGTTATAAGATTCAATAGGATGAGAGTCTCCAACAATCATTCCAAAATTAGCACATAAAAcacaagtaaaataataaaaaaagagggATATAGAACTAGAAGTTTGGCTCCCACCTATTTCCCAAAAGAAGAAATCGCTTGAAGCAGTTTTTACATAGTCTGATAAATAGATTATAAGACTACGACTAGAAGCTATAGAGAACTGATGTGTGCTGCATTTTGTTGGGCTGGACTAGCTGAAGTAGACTTCCACAACCACTTTATCTTGATCCTTGGTTAGAGAAAGCAAGAACATCGGAAGTAGCAATTACAAAATGAGTCGAATCGCCGTCGAAAGGTTGCAATTGGCTGTGGAGGCGTGTGTAGCTCACGCAACACCCCGGACAGTAAAGTATAGGTCAAATCTAATAGATCCAAAGCTGCTAACCCCGATAGCACTACACGTGGCAGCGTGAATATTACGTGAGGGAGCCTCGCACATTCTTGTTTTTTAAAAGATGTAAATAATTTGATACccatgtgaaatttatttttaaattgtatATTTCACTTTTCTTTAAATAGAGTGTACGAGACTTGTACTTTTAGAAtaatatctagcattactcatcgTCTTTAATCAGTcatttgtcttcattttctattctttttttttttttttaagtatggtttgGGTTTCTTATCTGGGCACCTCACCCCCTCTCTTaccattattatttattaattatatgatatgatttGCTTGGGGGAAAAATGAATGAGTAGAAAAGAAGTTTTGAGTGGCTGAAGGTGTGGGTTGATATTATCTTGTGGCGCGATAGAAATTATAAAGTTGGGTACCTACAAACAAttgggaaaataaaataaaataaaaaaaaaatgttttgaagGTGAAGGAAAGAAGGATGACCATTAACCATTTTTTGGAGGAGATGCCACTTCCAATGAAAATCACTGTGATTAGAATTAGACGGTGACCCGCTCCAGTCAATAACTAAAATTCGAAAATAACggtcaatttttttctctctccacctCCACCTGTTAAAATTCCATTCATTCTGTGGTTTTCCCACAAGAGATGATTAGTAATTAACTTATACCTTTCTactttttagattatttttagtATCATAACTTAAGTATAAAGTATTTAGGTCAATATATATTTgcatattttagaaaatatagaGAGTATTAATGTTTAATTAAGGACTAAGGCTTCGTTTGGTTAagcagtttaaataaaatgtgataaaatgttttatttaaagttgaataaaatattttcataatataattttttattattaattttattttgagatttgaataagttgaattgtttattatattttatgtgaaaatttaaaaaattataataattatatgagataaaataaaataagatgagatgttatagtttaattttgtataaacaAACCAGCCCTAAGCctaatttctttaaataattaatgacaAAAAGattagaagttaaaaaaaaaaaaaaaaaaaaaaaaaaaggaattattGGGTTGGACCAGATCCTTATTTCTTGGTATCTTTTCGTTACCTTTACTAACGTAATAGTGAGGCACCTAGAATTTCAATTcaattatatgtatttatatatatataattgaattataaaaataaaaatgaaattccaatttaaaattttgaataactaaatttctaaataaataaaaaagaaggaagaaagacaTGACATGGAAGTTGGCACATTGCATAGAAGAGCAGGTACCATATCCAAGGAGATATGAGCCATCCTTAGCAGACTAAGGGGTAACACATATGACATGATCTGTAACATGAATAAATCTTTATAAcatgaataaatttaattttcacattttataaatatttagttttgTATGCCTTTATTGTCATCgagatataatattaatattagtatttgcAAGTCACACCCAGCTCTtaccattattttttattaattatatcaaactattaattttcttatattatgTTGGTTTGGATATTAATCAtgaagtattttatcataaatttaaatataatagtGAATAATTTATATGAGTTgtgataaaattttgaaatgatccattttaattaaatgtttaaattaattcatataatataatgttGATGATTTGACACAAACCACATATACCGacgaaataaaaattctatgcacagttatttttgtggactcttttgtgcactccagtgatatgattggttgtgtattaaaaaaaattaatccagccaatcatatcaatggAGTGCGCAAAGAATAcgcaaaaataactgtatatagcattactctatacGAAATTATCAGAGTTAAAATTCGTGCACCCAATGAGAAGAAGTGCAGCAGGTGTCCCTCCATTGTGGAGCCACTCGTTTTGAAGTCTAGGGCATATGGGGGAGTGGGGAGGCATTTCTTTCCCAAGAAAGATAGTCCTGCTTTTTTgacctttcatttttttatgcttttttttgtttaatattaaaaaaaaaataccttgttTCAAAATCTTATGAATATTTGCTTGTTGTCGTGTTGGCATTTTGGACACTTGTTCAcgtgagattgaatgtgatgtgGCAGAAATTTCACATGTATAACCTAAATTTTCTGCTTTTGTAATCAAGGAGGCAAAGACAAAGTTTgtcatttttctattatttttaaaaagatgttgtttttcattttttatttgaaaactattatatacgtaaaagatagtaaaaaaaataaattcataaattaaaataattttatgcgatctgttagatttattttagactaacagtaattttacaatttgatgtaATGTatcaaactatattattttataaatttatttttatctaatctatttataactaaagtatttcttttttttttttttaatttcaatcatACTCTTTATTATGtggtaaattataaatagttttatatattaGTCACTTTAACCAAGCGATCATAAAATCAACAatgaaaagttaatttttattcaatgtTCTTTTAGATACTTGGAATATTTCGATataagtgaaatgatttgaattaagatattttattgaatttggaaaaaagtataaataaaaaattaataaaaaatattataaagttaaaaaaaattatttgaatataaatttttaaatttaaaaaaatagcattactttttatattttatctaaaagttttaaaatattataataattaagtaataattagataaaaatgtttaacatttgaaattgtaaatattttgtgtttgtataatatttagaaaaaaaaattaaataattaaagtgataaatacgatcaaaaattttatacacagtcacttttatatattctttatacattctattgatgtgattgattacgtaactttttataaatataatataaggagctcattatattttataataataataataataggtgCAAAATTGGTGGAAAAAGTGTGAAAATACCAAGAAAAGCTATGGGATGGGTCATGGGTGGAGAGGGGGGTTTGTTGGCGAAGATTGGTGGGCTCAACGAACGCTTCAACGGCATTATTTCCCGGCCATTAGGTTCTTACTTCTTcgacttttctctctctcagttgtttCAACCAAATTCCCCCTTTTCTAGGGTAGGGCTCGGATTCCACCACTCCCCCTCCCTCATTTCACACTTAatccttttgcttttcttttctttcgttgtTATTGCCTTTCTAAGTTCAGGATTATTTGTACAATGTATCAGGGTTTCGTTGAATTTTTCTCGGTTTCTTTGTTTCCCCGCACAGATGTGTgattgaagaagaagattaCTAAGAAGCTGAAGTTGAAGTTTTCGGGggtgcgcgcgcgcgcgtgtGATCAGGTCCTCAGGCGAAAGATCTGAGGCTcacattttgattttaataataattagagAAGGAAAATGAGCGCTTCGAGATTTATTAAGTGCGTCACGGTTGGTGATGGAGCTGTGGGTAAAACTTGCTTGCTGATTTCCTATACCAGCAACACCTTCCCTACGGTGAGTCCCAATTATTCTCCCTCAGAAACGTTTGAGAAATTTGGGGCGTTGATTATGAGGATCTTTTTTTCTCGTGAAGATATGCTTAATTCTGTTTGGTTTCCTTTGCTATTGTTGGAAATGTGATTACAAAACAAACTTTGATCGGTTTTTGTGCCGTCATTGGTTGTTTTGTAAAAGCAAgaatgggaaaaaaataaaagagcgcTTAAATTTGGTGTAAAATAGTTTTTCTCTAGGGCGGGCTGAAATCAAATGAGAGCTTACGTTCATGTATTATATTTGTTCAACTAGGTAATGGCACTGAAAAGAGGGCATATGGGTTCTCTACTTCGGGTGATAATAATTACAATTATCTCATGTGTCCTTTGAGTTTGAGGTTGATTGGTCAGATTTGTTTCTTATCCATGGCTTGTGAATTGGAAATGATTAATGAATTGATTAAAGATTCGGTTTGCATGGTTTTGATCTGGGTTGAGTCTATGTTGAGGTGATATTTATGGTGGTGGAATTAATTTTGGGGAAGCAGGATgatctatatttttattaaaaacttatcGTTGATAGGATTATGTGGAATCTTATATATCCATTTCAAATCCATATCTTAATAAGATTTTTTAATTTCGAGATATTTTGTTTGTATTTCTCTTTGCCAACCAAACCGAAAGGACATCTGCAATCCCATTTTGCCCATTTCTCATGCACTCAAGTTTGGATAAATGATTTATTGCAATGTGGGGCTCTTTATAACATTAATGCATTTTGTGGGAAAACAGGATTATGTGCCAACTGTTTTCGACAATTTCAGTGCTAATGTGGTTGTCAATGGAAGCACTGTTAACCTGGGTTTGTGGGATACTGCTGGTAGGTCTGCAAAGTCAACCCTTTTCTATCCATAAGTGACTATACCCTTCATGTTTCGTTCTTTTTACTGGGTctgaatttattatttctataaAACAGGACAGGAGGACTATAATAGGTTGAGACCTTTGAGTTATCGTGGAGCAGATGTTTTCATACTAGCGTTCTCTCTCATTAGCAAGGCCAGTTATGAAAATGTTTCAAAGAAGGTGAGAAgctggacttttttttttcaggcaaAGAATATCTTTTCAGATTTACAATTTATAATGTTCTGACAAATTTTGCATTCGCTGGCTTCGCTTGCAGTGGATCCCAGAGTTGAAGCATTATGCACCTGGTGTCCCAATAGTTCTTGTTGGAACAAAGCTTGGTATGATTTTTCTTTCATCTAATTTGGCTATTGATGTAGTTATATTAACTGCTGTCCTTATCTTCTGTCTTCTGCTGTTGTTGAGTTTcctaagatatttttttatttgttttggtcTTTAAGCTTGACTCAACCCTGTTGTTAAACATCTCTGATGTGATTATAATCTATTACAATCTGTGCTTCTCCTAACAATCAATCCTTTATCCAGTTAAAACGCCATCTTAACTTAACAAGCTTAGGTGCATTATCGGTAGTTTTGGAGATCAGATTTGAGAAATATGTTATGCAATTAATAAACTTGGTAGTATTTGTATGATCATGGAACTCTACCATGATTAAGATTCATGTTGGCATTGCCTTTTAGCAGTTCTttgaatatataattatcttgatcttatttctttatgTAAATGGGCCTTGTTTGGTAGATGACTCTTTTGATGCTGATGTTATTAtgtgagtaaaatatataagaGACTTTATGAAATTATTGCCCCGCGAAACTGTGAAAGgctttgtatgtatgtatggtgtatgtgcaTGTGTGTATGAAATGTGATTTCTCATTGTttttattaaagatgattgCGTTTACTATCTATGGCGGGACTGTTTTCATTACCAGATTTTCCTAATATAAGTATATGTTATagtgatttttataattaagaaaattccTTACCGTTTTGCAATTTCTATTTTGGCCAGATCTTCGGGATGATAAACAGTTCTTTATTGATCATCCTGGTGCTGTGCCCATTTCAACTGCTCAAGTAAAGAATTTCGTCATTCTGGCAGATAGTTCAATCATTTTGTCTTTGCAGTTCATTTCCACAAGttctgttattttttaatttcttaatgcTTGAACTATGTTTCTACTTCAAGGGAGAGGAGCttaggaagctgattggtgcaCCTGCTTATATCGAATGCAGTTCAAAAACACAGCAGGTATTATCTACTTTTTGAACAATTTTCAGGTTTTCTTTTCTGTTATGCCGAAGGCCTTTAATATGCACTTGTGGACTTGTAACTTGTAGAATGTGAAGGCCGTCTTTGATGCAGCCATAAGGGTTGTTCTTCAACCCCCAAagcagaagaaaaagaagagcaaAGCACAAAAGGCTTGTGCCATCTTGTGATCGAATAGGTGTAAAGAGATAAAGCAATTGTCTGTCTTACCCTTCTTCCCCTTCCTATCTTTCCCTTTGCCCTTGAAGAAGCTGTGAAGCATCAGGTGGTTTGTTGTTACTTTCTCGGAATTGTTTTGATCTCTAATTGTCATCGGAGTACATGGTTGCCAACTTTGGTCAACCgcttgagttgtttgatgtattAATAACAGTTAGGAAAACAGCTTGATTTGCGTGGACAgttgttatatttattacttttgtAGTGTGCTCCAAAGGCTCTCAATTTGTGTTATGTTACACTGGCTCGTGTCTCATTATTGTCTTTGCTTGCCGACCTGGTAAATGACTGGTACCGGCATAAAACTTGTGTCAGCTAACTTTAGGGACATGGAAATTAACACATGTGCCAAGTTAAAAGTAGTGCTGAATCTGAAAGGCCAAGAAGTAAGGCATTTTTAATGAGTACGGTTAGCCACCCAAAGGTTATCCTTCGACACAAGGAGGAGGGCCTTCTGCCGAGTAGTCTTTACATGGTTATTAAGATCTTGGTTTGCTTGGAATCTTTTTCCTCTTTGAAAGTCGAAAGGACTGGCTTGGTGAATGGAAATGGCAGCAGCCCTTCTTATTTTGAGGTGGGCGTTTCATTTGATACTGAGTTTCCTCTGCAGCGAGCCTTAGCAAGTCTGTTTTTTATGGGTGTTATAAATCAAGCATGCTTGATGATGAAAGGCTACAATTGATGATTGCGTTAAAGATGAGAAAATAGTTAAGAGCAAAGCCATTGGAGCTTTACTGCGGTTGTTGAGGTAGCCTAGCAATACCACTCCATACAAACTTAACCCCAGCTTATAACGCAGCACGTGACAGTGATATTAATAGGTTAGCATGCAATGTAAAGccaatgaataaattaataatgttaaCAAGTTTGTAAAACACCCCCGTGCCAAAATTGAAGGCTTGTTTGTTCATCAGGAAGCTCGAAATAAATGCTTCAGaccaataaaatttgaaaatatggtaACAGGACGACGGCACCTGACTCGAGACCGATACCAATACTATTGGCGGCGGAAACAATTGTCAAATGGTATCTGTAACTGTAAGGCCTTGTTTGTTGCTTTCCCCTGATGAATGAATGACTTTCTTTGGACTTCTACATGACATTAGTCTGTACCACAACTCTGGGACAATATCCTTCTTACAAAGGGATATCAAGAGTTCAGGACATATGCTGTTCTCACAATAATTTCCAAATTGTCTGCGCTCTCAAGCTCtttgaaattttcttcttttttctttcttgctttccCTGATAAGAATGAATGGCAGAGTTCGTACATCATAGAGTTATTACCTTAACAACGACCTCTATTCTTAATCACAACACAAGAAACCATATGAACCTTTTTAGGTTCTTCTGGCCTAATTTCCAAGGTACAGGCCTCGGGTTTCATTGTACGAAAGTGGAATTGTGGGTcaattgatttttgtatgttTCACCCTGGAGTAGACGAGACGGTACAAAAGTTGAAGAACAGAACTCGGAGCATAGATAGCTGTAGGGTATCTCATatacatgaaatttgaaaatagcaCAAAAGGTTATGAAGTGCAGTGTCAATGGATGTTGTATAGAAATGTATATGGATTTTCCTGTAACAAAATTAAGGCTAACCTAAATTCAACATTGCATCTGACTAGGATATAGAAAGCCACTTTCAACATCAGGAAATACACATGCCGGATTGGTAGGTTGTAAAAGGGAGTCAATGCAAATTCTGAACCACTCACCAACAAAAACTTGTCTGCAGCTCTGATATGAGATCTCCAAACCAGTCACACTTTGATGGGCTCGTATTTCTCGCTTATTGCACCGCCTTTCTGTTTCTGGAACTGGATGTACCGCAGCGTGCTGGCAAAGAAAGCATCTGCAGCTGGATCTGGTGTGGTAGTGTCACTTTGCATTTCAGTGGTAATTAATTCAATCAGGCCCTGGATTGTGGAAACAGTAATCTGAGGATTTCCTTTCTCAAAGAAATAAAGGTACCTGCATATACAATAATGTATGATTATCCCatttttggaagaaaatttgTAGAAACAGACTGAGATTTGATGAGATTAGGGGCAAATGCCTATTACTTGTTCAGTATCTCAACAAATAGTGTCACCGATCCTGTGTTGCCACGTGCTGCATTGGCCATTTGTTGAGCAGCATTTGCAATTCGTAATGCACGCTTAAGGCAAAGTAGGACTCTGGTAAAAACatcaaatgattataaataaataagcatTACAAAGAATTTAAAGTGGCATCAATACAAGGTTCAGACTCCAATGCTAGTCTTAAACTTGCACAAACCAAGTAAGTTTATTACACGAGAAATACTTAATGTAACTAgtctttttttatgaatatttaaTGTAACTAATTAGTACATCCTGACGCattatacaataatttaaaccTTTAAAAATCGTCATATTAGCATTTTAATCTTCTATCCCCTTATGCTCCTTTGTTTCTATGTCAGTGATGAGAAAATTCACGAACTTTGCTTGAAAAGGAACTAATGACAACTTATATGGTCTGCCAAAATAAAGTGTACAAGTGGAAAAGAAACTCATGCATGGAAAGCAGAAATATTGCTTATTTTAGATTAGAGAAAAAGTAGctgtttaatttaatatattacttctcatttattcattttaattttaaatcagaTCAGTaattcaaatagatttattgTTTATTACCTATAAGTTTAAATTTGGGATAGTTGATAACATAGTTTTAAGTGAGTAAAGTTCCATGCTTCGAAAATTATATAGTATTTAGATAAAGGCTAGGGCTGGCAATTTTTGAAAAGGCACACGAATTTGAAACTAATCCTACAAAATTAGCATGTCAGGATTGAGGTGGCTAACCTGTTTAATCACATAATTAGGGCTAGGGCTTACCAGAACACGATTTGACACTATCAGAAATTGACATGCGATATTctgaaaaattttgtttaaattataGGCAATTGTGGCAATTTTTGTTACAAACCGCCCAATACAAACCAAACACAAAATTAGTAGGTTAGGATCGTTTAATTAAGAGCAttgatatatactaaactccTATCCCACTTTCATCCCATTTTATAATTATGGCACTTTCAATCACCCTTGGATCATctcttgacattttttttaaataatttaaaggtTGGTGGGTAGGCATGGGACAAGGATGGAATGATGGTGTcgtatatagaattttcctttaattAAATGGATCGAGTAAGGATTGACTCATATGTTTGAATCCAACTTGACATGATTTGAACCCAACATGAAAACACGAATTGGCAGCCCTAAATTATAGATGAGCCAAATTTAGCTGACAGAACATGTAATGCTTGAAAACACCAATTAGACATGTATTTGCAGCATATTTGGCTTacccttctttttttcttttttcttttgaagaagaagaggaggaggaggaaggaggaggaggagggaagggggggggggtgagTTCTTATGAATGTGAGATTATGGAAAAGCACCTTTCTCCATCTTTCATGTTCTCCTGATCATCAACCCAGAAGAGATGTGAGCATGCATAAACAGCTCTACATTGATCAGACTTCTTTAAAAGCTTTGCAGAATACTGCAAAAAGGCATCATATGCAGGTTTTTAGGAGAATCAGTCTTATAAGTGTTCTACCAGAACAATCAAACTCTAAAATTTACCCCTGTTGCCTTGTGTGTTAAGGTATCCCTGTTCTCAACACCGAAAACATGCATCCTCTGAAGCGTTCCAATTATTAAATGTATTGCAGTCACCTGTGCTTTAGAATCCTATTACAGCAAACAAATGTAAGCCAAAAATGTGGAAAAGAATATGTCATAGGACTAGTTCCAAGGTTATCGACCAACTTACTGAAATTTCTTCTTCATACAGAATGTATGCTTGAGTGAAAAATTCATAAGCAACAGGTTCTAAGTCACAGTCATTGGCAGcctaacagaaaacaaaagggaCATGCAAGTTAGCAAATGTCTTAGCCTATTGATCCCTCAAATGTATAAAAAGCAAACAATTCCATGTACCTCAGCACATTGCAGATACAGCCGTAATGAAAGTTCAGGTGCAGGAACACTTGACAGAGCCTCAATTGTCTGAAACAAGAAACTGGAAGTTTACTAAGAACActaaaatggataaatgaataaaatcaaACACAGGAGTAGATATTAGATGTGACCATCCAAAAAACATAATCTAAACGGCAAAGacaaaacagaaacagaaacatattcatattttggatcATTACTTCTTTCAGTAGAAATATACCTGATTCAAAAGCTGAAAAATTTTCTTTGGAGTGGTTGACGTTTCATTCCCGAAAGGATTTTCATCTTGGCCTTGTAACTGCCTAACCAACTACATATTACAGGCATCATACAGTTCATCAGTGCAACTATCTAGTTTTTCTTCAGAAAATCGAAAGCAAGGCTAACAGTGCTTATTTCACATTCCAACATATACAAATTTGCATactatatgattttcaaaacagAGAGTTTTGCTCTATGAGGTCACGTCATCAGCTCTCTCTCTATATTGTTGTCAATGAAAGACTACCATAGCAATCCTCAGGATTTGATCCCATTTGAAACAGGTCCTTAGGGTAAGATAACCAAAATAATTCCTCATGTAATAGCCACATATTAAAGTGACCTCTTTGTTGAACTTCCATTAATTAAATGACGAAAATTGTTAGCATGACAGTCAATTACCACACCATGACCAATCATGTACTGACGTGTGACAAATTTTTTTCGATAAGTGGCACATAACACAAATTTGCATGTACACAAATAAATACAGTcagt
This genomic window from Carya illinoinensis cultivar Pawnee chromosome 7, C.illinoinensisPawnee_v1, whole genome shotgun sequence contains:
- the LOC122315826 gene encoding rac-like GTP-binding protein RHO1; translation: MSASRFIKCVTVGDGAVGKTCLLISYTSNTFPTDYVPTVFDNFSANVVVNGSTVNLGLWDTAGQEDYNRLRPLSYRGADVFILAFSLISKASYENVSKKWIPELKHYAPGVPIVLVGTKLDLRDDKQFFIDHPGAVPISTAQGEELRKLIGAPAYIECSSKTQQNVKAVFDAAIRVVLQPPKQKKKKSKAQKACAIL